In one window of Leptospira sp. WS92.C1 DNA:
- a CDS encoding GNAT family N-acetyltransferase → MITLEPSTLNDRKRFYDWLVHPELVRYMMGPPLFPEIQIPSREEFYNDYEEYYFTGSNPELGRSYRILRDGECIGQIAYAMDLPKSKVAELDIWLSDPKECGQGFGTEALRILRKMLLKKFSLVELVIRPSARNQRAVRSYQKAGFQNTGMSPESANRIYGKGDYYDDVVLVLKKDRETCVKNPSQIALK, encoded by the coding sequence TTGATAACCTTAGAACCTTCCACGTTGAATGATCGCAAACGATTCTATGATTGGCTGGTTCATCCCGAATTGGTCCGATATATGATGGGTCCGCCGCTTTTTCCGGAAATTCAAATCCCTTCTCGAGAAGAATTTTATAATGATTACGAAGAATATTATTTCACCGGTTCCAATCCGGAGTTAGGGCGATCGTATAGAATTCTCCGAGACGGAGAATGTATCGGACAGATCGCATATGCGATGGATCTACCCAAATCGAAAGTAGCCGAGTTGGACATTTGGCTATCCGATCCAAAAGAATGCGGTCAAGGTTTTGGAACGGAGGCTCTTCGAATTTTGAGGAAGATGTTATTGAAAAAATTTTCCCTCGTAGAACTTGTAATCCGTCCTTCTGCAAGAAATCAGAGAGCGGTTCGCTCTTACCAAAAGGCGGGTTTTCAAAATACCGGTATGAGTCCCGAATCTGCAAATCGGATTTACGGTAAGGGCGATTACTATGACGATGTCGTTCTCGTTTTGAAAAAAGATCGAGAGACTTGTGTAAAAAATCCAAGTCAAATCGCTTTAAAATGA
- a CDS encoding TetR/AcrR family transcriptional regulator yields the protein MKESRKQIHSKSDPARDRILKAAVRLFYERGYSNTGINEILSEAGAFKKSLYRYFPSKKDLGLSYISFQEEEILGLAQTIMHKYPKFQDFVPNWIRFLKRRLRTTYRFGCPLANFSNQTHEEPELRKRVIESLNRWNQIFGAYFSQPIWKKKKILDSKTAVETSEKVLFLYSGAMQLYGVTGNSKFINRLETELFRVEEMI from the coding sequence ATGAAAGAATCCAGGAAGCAAATTCATTCTAAATCGGATCCGGCCAGGGATAGAATTTTGAAAGCCGCAGTCAGACTTTTTTATGAAAGGGGATATTCCAATACCGGAATCAACGAAATCCTGAGCGAAGCGGGAGCCTTTAAAAAAAGTTTATACCGCTACTTCCCTTCCAAAAAAGATCTTGGGTTAAGCTATATTTCTTTTCAAGAAGAAGAGATTCTTGGATTGGCTCAAACGATCATGCACAAATATCCCAAATTTCAGGATTTTGTTCCGAACTGGATTCGATTTTTAAAAAGAAGACTGAGGACCACTTACCGCTTTGGTTGTCCTTTGGCCAATTTCTCCAATCAGACACACGAAGAACCCGAGTTGAGAAAGAGAGTGATCGAATCTCTAAATCGATGGAATCAAATTTTTGGAGCATATTTTTCCCAACCGATCTGGAAAAAAAAGAAAATTCTCGATTCTAAAACCGCCGTGGAAACTTCTGAAAAAGTTTTATTTTTGTATTCAGGAGCAATGCAGCTCTACGGAGTTACAGGAAATTCCAAATTTATAAACCGGCTCGAAACGGAATTGTTTCGAGTGGAGGAAATGATTTAG
- a CDS encoding acyl-CoA thioesterase, with translation METIEQERELKKEIKLFSHNVKVRWVDLDENGHVNNGVYQSYFDEARRAAFDESGLSLNELRKRNVGPVILKAELEYKAELKYPETTKLTTRFEPKKGSRVSVIQELYRESDGVLVCSATFYGLFMDLKRMRPYKITDEEASKLA, from the coding sequence ATGGAAACGATAGAACAAGAACGGGAATTAAAAAAAGAAATCAAACTCTTTTCTCATAATGTTAAAGTTCGTTGGGTGGATCTGGATGAAAATGGACACGTAAACAACGGGGTCTATCAGAGTTATTTTGACGAAGCAAGAAGAGCCGCGTTTGATGAAAGCGGTTTGAGTCTCAATGAACTTCGTAAACGAAACGTGGGCCCCGTTATTTTGAAAGCAGAGTTGGAATACAAAGCGGAATTGAAATATCCGGAAACGACCAAACTTACGACTCGATTTGAGCCTAAAAAAGGCAGCCGTGTTTCCGTGATTCAGGAACTTTATAGAGAATCGGACGGGGTGCTTGTTTGCTCCGCGACATTTTACGGATTATTTATGGATTTGAAACGGATGCGTCCTTACAAGATTACGGATGAAGAAGCGAGTAAACTCGCATAA
- a CDS encoding GNAT family N-acetyltransferase has product MNIQIRELNPDKEEFPWGLLLSADPSQTIVREYCKKGICSIAEAEGELVGVYVLIWKNPEILELINISVVEKFQGKGFGKRLVSDSIAKAKKLNARMLEVGTGNSSLSQLAFYQKCGFRIYGVERDHFLKNYPEPIYENGILCADMIRLNLSL; this is encoded by the coding sequence ATGAACATTCAAATCAGAGAACTCAATCCGGACAAAGAAGAATTTCCTTGGGGTCTGCTGTTATCAGCGGACCCTTCGCAAACGATCGTAAGAGAATATTGCAAAAAAGGAATCTGTTCGATTGCGGAAGCGGAGGGCGAACTCGTTGGAGTCTATGTCTTGATCTGGAAGAATCCGGAGATTCTCGAATTGATCAACATATCTGTCGTTGAGAAATTTCAGGGAAAGGGTTTTGGAAAACGATTGGTTTCGGATTCGATCGCAAAGGCGAAAAAATTAAACGCTCGGATGCTTGAGGTAGGAACCGGAAACTCGAGTTTGTCGCAGCTTGCATTTTATCAAAAGTGCGGGTTTCGAATTTACGGAGTGGAACGGGATCATTTTTTGAAAAACTATCCCGAACCGATTTATGAGAACGGAATCTTGTGTGCGGATATGATTCGATTGAATCTGAGTTTGTAA